The proteins below come from a single Roseiflexus sp. RS-1 genomic window:
- the lgt gene encoding prolipoprotein diacylglyceryl transferase: MYPPVDPVIIQLGPLTLRWYGVLIMTGVMLAAWVGSRHIERRGFDRDSVWDLLLWVLIPGLIGARLYYVFIQSPRGPEGLGRFLSNPASILAVWEGGLHIFGGFIFGALGLWAFARMRKAPLLVYADAIALGLPLGQAIGRWANFINQELYGPPTTLPWGLRIDAEHRIGPYRDLAAFPETTRFHPLFLYESLWNLIGFAVIFSIWRRYGGRLRDGDVLLMYLIWYPLGRFFIEFLRTDSWFFPGTPFNVVHVLSFAAIVGAAALLYRRHGQRQEA, encoded by the coding sequence ATGTATCCTCCTGTTGATCCGGTCATTATTCAACTCGGTCCGCTGACGCTGCGCTGGTACGGCGTGCTGATCATGACAGGCGTGATGCTGGCAGCGTGGGTCGGTTCCCGCCATATTGAGCGACGTGGGTTCGACCGCGACTCGGTGTGGGACCTGTTGCTCTGGGTGTTGATTCCGGGGTTGATCGGTGCGCGCCTCTACTATGTGTTCATCCAGTCGCCGCGCGGACCGGAAGGGTTGGGGCGCTTTCTGAGCAATCCGGCGAGCATTCTCGCGGTATGGGAAGGGGGGTTGCACATCTTTGGCGGGTTCATCTTTGGCGCGCTTGGATTATGGGCGTTTGCACGTATGCGGAAGGCGCCGCTCCTGGTGTATGCCGACGCGATTGCGCTCGGTCTGCCGCTGGGACAGGCGATTGGTCGGTGGGCAAACTTCATCAACCAGGAACTCTACGGTCCGCCGACGACCCTGCCGTGGGGGTTGCGCATCGACGCCGAACATCGCATCGGTCCGTACCGCGATCTTGCAGCGTTCCCGGAAACGACCCGCTTCCACCCGCTTTTTCTGTACGAATCGCTCTGGAACCTGATCGGCTTTGCGGTGATCTTTTCCATCTGGCGTCGCTACGGCGGCCGCCTGCGCGATGGCGATGTACTGCTCATGTACCTGATCTGGTATCCGCTGGGGCGATTCTTCATTGAGTTCCTGCGTACCGATTCGTGGTTTTTCCCCGGAACGCCGTTCAACGTCGTGCATGTTCTTTCGTTCGCCGCTATCGTCGGTGCGGCTGCGCTGCTCTACCGAAGGCATGGTCAGAGGCAAGAGGCGTGA
- a CDS encoding sulfatase family protein, with protein sequence MSRRPDIVLLVLDTQRCDRLSCYGYSRPTSPCLDELAAEATLFRRVFATAQWTIPSHASMFTGLYPSEHATNQSSAALPSGIPTLAERLREGGYMTAAFCNNPLVGVVNNGLRRGFESFLNYSGLLTSRPNQAGAHPGLISRYRQWFKGRLAATLNRIQNSFARSEFMLEFAFTPLMVPIWQTALSFKGNTPKSLSDAARLLIERRGVEPNQPIFAFINLMGVHTPYHPDRRMLERFAPDVIRDREAARYVRRFNGDVFGWLAPFSSIDERYHHVLSDVYDAEVATQDAHLGVFLRRMRESGALDRTLLLVCADHGDHLGEKGLVGHTVSVYNELIHVPLMVRDPDGDFPRGAVVDHPVSLRRVFHTLLSAARLASGVERDRSLAQSPAADPDGGTVFSEAEPLQNVLGIMLRRQPDRARARRFDQPRRAVINGSHKLIQTGEDQVELYDLDADPRETVDLAAMLPERVEELQARLSAFVRRADATAPLIRRAEGVDDPTVQRRLRELGYLE encoded by the coding sequence GTGAGTCGGCGCCCCGATATTGTGTTGCTCGTGCTGGATACCCAGCGTTGCGATAGACTTTCGTGCTACGGCTATTCTCGACCAACCTCGCCCTGCCTCGATGAGCTTGCGGCTGAAGCGACCCTTTTCCGTCGCGTCTTTGCCACTGCGCAGTGGACGATCCCATCACACGCTTCGATGTTTACCGGTCTCTATCCATCGGAGCATGCGACCAACCAATCGTCGGCGGCGCTCCCCTCCGGCATTCCGACGCTGGCGGAACGCCTGCGTGAAGGCGGATATATGACGGCGGCGTTCTGCAACAACCCGCTGGTGGGCGTCGTCAACAACGGGTTGCGGCGCGGTTTTGAGAGTTTTCTGAATTACAGCGGTCTGCTGACCTCGCGCCCGAATCAGGCAGGCGCGCATCCGGGACTGATCAGTCGTTATCGTCAGTGGTTCAAGGGTCGTCTGGCGGCAACGCTCAATCGCATTCAGAACTCATTCGCGCGTTCTGAATTCATGCTGGAATTCGCGTTTACGCCATTGATGGTGCCAATCTGGCAGACGGCGCTCAGTTTCAAGGGGAATACGCCCAAATCGCTCAGCGATGCTGCGCGTTTGCTGATCGAACGGCGCGGCGTTGAGCCGAATCAGCCCATTTTTGCCTTCATCAACCTGATGGGCGTTCATACGCCGTACCATCCGGATCGGCGGATGCTCGAACGGTTCGCGCCGGACGTGATCCGTGACCGGGAAGCAGCGCGCTATGTGCGTCGCTTCAACGGCGATGTGTTCGGCTGGCTTGCGCCATTCTCCAGTATTGACGAACGGTATCACCACGTGCTCAGCGATGTGTACGACGCCGAGGTCGCCACGCAGGATGCGCATCTTGGCGTGTTCCTGCGCCGGATGCGCGAGAGCGGCGCGCTCGACCGCACCCTGCTGCTGGTATGCGCCGACCATGGTGATCACCTGGGCGAAAAAGGTCTCGTCGGGCACACGGTATCGGTCTACAACGAACTGATCCATGTGCCGCTGATGGTGCGCGATCCGGATGGTGACTTTCCACGAGGTGCGGTGGTCGATCATCCGGTGTCGTTGCGACGGGTTTTCCACACCCTGCTGAGCGCCGCCAGGCTCGCCAGCGGCGTCGAGCGTGATCGCTCGCTGGCACAATCGCCAGCTGCCGATCCCGATGGCGGCACGGTCTTCAGTGAGGCAGAACCGCTGCAAAACGTTCTGGGGATCATGCTGCGACGCCAGCCCGATCGTGCGCGTGCGCGCCGCTTCGATCAACCGCGCCGCGCGGTGATCAACGGTTCGCACAAACTGATCCAGACCGGGGAAGACCAGGTTGAGTTGTACGATCTCGATGCTGATCCCCGCGAAACAGTTGACCTGGCGGCAATGTTGCCGGAACGAGTCGAAGAACTTCAGGCGCGTCTCAGCGCCTTTGTGCGCCGCGCCGATGCAACAGCGCCGCTCATCCGACGCGCTGAGGGCGTGGATGATCCGACCGTGCAGCGGCGTTTGCGAGAACTGGGGTATCTTGAATAA
- the prfB gene encoding peptide chain release factor 2 (programmed frameshift), translating into MTTTDLEVLRTRFDSVRGRLDLPTKQREIAALEERAADPDLWNDPREAQTIMQRLTRLKEEVERIEAIDRQLTALADLIELAAAEDDDSLQADIAAELKRTGEAIEALEIEVLLNGPYDDRDAFLSIKAGTGGTDAQDWAEMLLRMYMRWGERRGFQVALIDKSEGEEAGIKSATIELRGPYAYGSAKAEAGVHRLIRLSPFNAGNTRQTSFAMVEVLPEVDDAPEVVIRPEDIRIDVFRSSGHGGQGVNTTDSAVRITYKPGTPEQIVVTCQNERSQLQNRETAMRVLRGRLLERELQRKREERARLRGEYRQADFGNQMRTYYLHPYTLVKDHRTDHETSDVHAVLDGDIDPFIEAYLRWNVGRDA; encoded by the exons GTGACAACCACGGATCTGGAGGTCCTGCGGACGCGCTTCGACAGCGTTCGCGGGCGTCTT GACCTGCCGACGAAACAACGTGAGATTGCCGCGCTCGAAGAGCGCGCTGCCGATCCTGATCTCTGGAACGATCCCCGCGAGGCGCAGACGATCATGCAGCGCCTGACCCGCCTGAAGGAAGAAGTTGAGCGCATCGAAGCGATTGATCGTCAATTGACGGCGCTTGCCGATCTGATCGAGCTCGCCGCAGCCGAAGACGACGACTCGCTTCAGGCGGACATCGCCGCCGAACTCAAGCGCACCGGCGAAGCCATCGAAGCCCTTGAGATCGAGGTGTTGCTCAACGGTCCCTACGACGACCGTGACGCATTCCTCTCGATCAAAGCCGGCACCGGCGGAACCGATGCGCAGGATTGGGCGGAAATGCTGCTGCGCATGTATATGCGCTGGGGCGAACGTCGCGGCTTTCAGGTGGCGCTGATCGATAAGAGCGAAGGGGAAGAAGCCGGGATCAAGAGCGCCACGATTGAACTGCGCGGTCCGTATGCCTACGGTAGCGCAAAAGCGGAAGCGGGCGTCCATCGCCTGATCCGCCTGTCACCGTTCAATGCAGGTAATACACGCCAGACGTCGTTCGCCATGGTCGAGGTGCTCCCCGAAGTGGACGATGCGCCGGAAGTCGTCATTCGACCGGAAGATATCCGCATCGATGTGTTTCGCTCGTCCGGTCATGGCGGGCAGGGGGTCAACACAACCGACTCGGCGGTGCGCATTACGTACAAGCCAGGAACGCCAGAGCAGATTGTGGTGACCTGTCAGAACGAACGCTCGCAGTTGCAGAACCGTGAAACTGCCATGCGCGTCCTGCGCGGTCGCCTGCTCGAACGCGAATTGCAGCGCAAACGCGAAGAGCGCGCCCGTCTGCGCGGCGAGTATCGCCAGGCGGACTTCGGCAACCAGATGCGCACCTATTACCTTCACCCCTACACACTGGTGAAGGATCATCGCACCGACCACGAGACCAGTGATGTGCATGCGGTGCTCGATGGCGATATCGACCCGTTCATCGAAGCGTATCTGCGCTGGAATGTCGGGCGTGACGCCTGA
- a CDS encoding SIR2 family NAD-dependent protein deacylase produces the protein MVETGIDQAAIRHAADLLGRAHSAVAITGAGISTPSGIPDFRGPDGAWKHVDPSEVASLHNFLRNPRAFYDWFRPLLDRVLAAAPNAAHYALAALEQHRTLRAIITQNFDGLHQRAGSREVYELHGHLRTATCLECERQIPTQALLPRIRRGEPPRCSCGHPLKPDVVLFDEMLPRGLYWLARRAVEHADVIIVAGTSLEVFPVNDLPALGLRHGAKLIIINNGPTYLDGRAEAVIRGDVAIALPELVRQTTGAHLLERSR, from the coding sequence ATGGTGGAAACAGGTATAGATCAGGCAGCGATCAGGCACGCCGCCGATCTCCTCGGTCGTGCGCACAGCGCCGTTGCCATCACCGGCGCGGGCATCAGCACTCCCTCCGGCATCCCCGATTTTCGCGGTCCCGACGGCGCATGGAAGCATGTCGATCCGTCAGAAGTCGCGTCGTTGCACAACTTTCTGCGCAATCCGCGTGCATTTTACGACTGGTTCCGACCTTTGCTCGATCGTGTGCTGGCGGCTGCACCCAATGCGGCGCATTACGCCCTGGCAGCGCTCGAACAGCACCGGACGCTCAGAGCCATCATTACGCAGAACTTCGACGGGTTGCATCAGCGCGCCGGGTCGCGTGAAGTCTATGAACTGCACGGGCATCTGCGCACCGCCACATGCCTGGAGTGTGAGCGACAGATTCCGACCCAGGCGTTGTTGCCCAGGATCCGTCGTGGGGAACCGCCGCGTTGCTCCTGCGGTCATCCGCTCAAACCCGATGTGGTACTGTTCGACGAGATGCTGCCGCGTGGATTGTACTGGCTGGCGCGGCGCGCCGTCGAGCATGCCGATGTTATCATCGTCGCCGGAACATCGCTCGAGGTGTTCCCCGTCAACGACCTGCCCGCGCTGGGCTTGCGCCACGGTGCAAAATTGATTATCATCAACAATGGACCAACATATCTGGATGGGCGCGCCGAGGCGGTCATTCGCGGCGATGTGGCGATTGCGCTGCCAGAACTGGTGAGACAGACCACCGGTGCGCACCTTCTCGAACGATCACGATAA
- a CDS encoding alkaline phosphatase family protein: MTHPRLLIIGLDCAEPSLVFDRWRADLPALNRLMTEGVYGELESCIPAITVPAWSCMMSGRDPGELGVYGFRNRVDRSYGRMVVADSRAIRFPRLWDILGEAGWRVAVIGVPGAYPPSAVNGALVSCFLAPSTDVTYTFPPALAERLAVWAAKATPGRAYLLDVPDFRSDDKERIVRDIYAMCDQRFAVAAALIEEDHPDFLMLVDMGVDRIHHALWKHMDPRHPLFVPDSPFADAIHAYYRHVDAQIAALLTHCGPETAVLVVSDHGARPLMGGVRINQWLIAQGDLTLHTMPDVPTNLDQVDVDWSRTRAWGAGGYYGRIFLNVRGREPQGVIPPAEYERVRADLAARLEAMPGPDGHPLGNRVFVPQRLYRVVRGVAPDLIVYFGDLAWRAVGTVGGDGIFTQENDTGPDDANHAQHGLFIWRDPQRPGGGRRLDNAQIYDILPTLLRRFNMPVPAGLRGTMLEL, translated from the coding sequence ATGACACATCCCCGACTACTCATCATCGGTCTCGATTGCGCCGAGCCGTCGCTGGTGTTTGATCGCTGGCGCGCCGATCTGCCTGCCCTCAACCGCCTGATGACAGAGGGAGTCTACGGTGAACTGGAGAGTTGTATTCCGGCGATCACCGTCCCTGCCTGGAGTTGCATGATGAGCGGGCGCGACCCGGGTGAACTTGGCGTCTATGGGTTTCGCAACCGCGTTGATCGCTCCTATGGTCGCATGGTTGTTGCCGATAGCCGTGCGATCCGGTTTCCGCGTTTGTGGGATATTCTCGGCGAGGCGGGATGGCGCGTGGCAGTGATCGGCGTGCCCGGCGCCTATCCGCCGTCCGCTGTGAATGGCGCGCTGGTTTCCTGCTTTCTTGCGCCTTCGACCGATGTGACCTATACCTTTCCGCCAGCGCTCGCAGAACGTCTTGCCGTCTGGGCAGCGAAAGCGACGCCAGGGCGCGCCTATCTGCTCGATGTGCCCGATTTCCGCTCCGATGACAAAGAGCGCATTGTGCGCGACATCTACGCCATGTGCGATCAACGTTTCGCGGTTGCCGCAGCATTGATCGAGGAAGATCATCCCGACTTTCTCATGCTGGTGGACATGGGGGTCGATCGCATCCACCACGCGCTCTGGAAGCATATGGACCCGCGGCATCCGTTGTTTGTGCCCGATTCGCCCTTTGCAGATGCGATTCATGCGTACTATCGCCACGTAGATGCACAGATCGCCGCTTTGCTGACGCACTGCGGACCTGAGACGGCAGTGCTGGTGGTGTCTGACCATGGTGCGCGTCCGCTGATGGGTGGGGTGCGGATCAATCAATGGTTGATCGCGCAGGGTGACCTGACGTTGCACACAATGCCGGACGTGCCAACCAACCTCGATCAGGTGGATGTTGACTGGTCGCGCACCCGCGCCTGGGGTGCGGGCGGCTACTACGGGCGTATCTTTCTCAATGTGCGCGGGCGTGAGCCGCAGGGCGTCATTCCGCCAGCAGAGTACGAACGTGTGCGCGCCGACCTTGCGGCGCGTCTGGAAGCGATGCCCGGTCCAGATGGTCATCCGCTCGGAAACAGGGTCTTTGTGCCACAGCGCCTCTATCGCGTCGTGCGAGGCGTTGCCCCTGACCTGATCGTCTACTTCGGCGATCTTGCCTGGCGGGCAGTGGGAACGGTTGGTGGCGATGGGATATTCACCCAGGAAAACGACACCGGTCCCGATGACGCCAATCACGCGCAGCATGGACTGTTCATCTGGCGCGACCCGCAGCGCCCCGGCGGCGGGCGGCGACTCGACAATGCGCAGATTTACGATATACTGCCTACCCTGTTGAGACGGTTCAACATGCCGGTCCCTGCGGGACTGCGCGGTACGATGCTGGAACTATGA
- a CDS encoding bifunctional sulfate adenylyltransferase/adenylylsulfate kinase codes for MPLIPPYGGRLINLLVASEERRALLEEAARLPSIQISPRSLCDLELLATGGFSPLDRFMGRADYERVLHDMRLAGGTLFPLPITLPVSGKTLARSGDRVALRDARNELIAVMDVEEAFTWNAEEEARLTLGTTDPRHPLVSEMSTWGDTYISGALRVVRLPRYYDFVELRRTPAEVRSILHEMGAERVVAFQTRNPLHRVHEELTKRAAAEVGGALLIHPVVGLTRPGDIDHYSRVRIYRALVERYYDPRRTLLSLLPLAMRMAGPREALWHAIIRRNFGATHFIVGRDHAGPGLDSRGKPFYGPYDAQELVARYANEIGVTMVPFREYVYLPDTDQYVEETAVPQGARVWTISGTQVREEYLARGKRLPEWFTRPETAAILAQSYPPRHRQGFCVWFTGLSGAGKSTIAEALVAMLLERGRQSTLLDGDVVRTHLSKGLGFSREDRDTNILRIGFVAGEIARHGGVAICAAISPYRAARNECRKMVGEDRFFEVFVDTPIEECERRDTKGMYARARRGEITGFTGIDDPYEPPVAPEVHLTTVDTTPEECARRIIALLEERGFLTRPDQDGVSGATG; via the coding sequence ATGCCACTGATTCCGCCATATGGCGGTCGATTGATCAATCTGCTGGTTGCCAGCGAGGAACGACGCGCGCTGCTCGAAGAGGCGGCGCGACTCCCCTCGATCCAGATCTCACCACGGTCTTTGTGCGATCTTGAACTGCTGGCAACAGGCGGTTTTTCGCCGCTCGACCGTTTTATGGGGCGTGCTGATTATGAGCGCGTCCTGCACGACATGCGACTGGCGGGAGGGACGCTCTTCCCACTGCCGATCACGCTGCCGGTCTCTGGCAAGACGCTGGCGCGTTCTGGCGATCGTGTTGCGCTGCGCGATGCGCGAAACGAACTGATCGCTGTGATGGATGTCGAGGAAGCCTTCACCTGGAATGCCGAAGAGGAAGCGCGATTGACGCTCGGCACAACCGATCCGCGCCATCCGCTGGTTTCGGAAATGAGCACGTGGGGCGACACGTACATCTCAGGCGCGCTGCGCGTTGTCCGCCTGCCCCGCTACTACGATTTCGTCGAACTGCGGCGCACCCCTGCCGAGGTTCGTTCCATTCTCCACGAGATGGGCGCGGAGCGGGTGGTCGCTTTCCAGACGCGCAACCCGCTCCACCGTGTTCATGAGGAATTGACGAAGCGTGCCGCAGCAGAAGTTGGCGGTGCGTTGCTCATCCATCCGGTTGTGGGATTGACCCGTCCCGGTGACATCGACCATTACAGCCGGGTGCGCATCTATCGGGCGCTCGTGGAGCGGTACTACGATCCGCGCCGCACGCTGCTGAGCCTCCTGCCGCTGGCGATGCGCATGGCAGGTCCGCGTGAGGCGCTCTGGCACGCAATCATTCGGCGCAACTTCGGCGCAACCCATTTCATCGTCGGGCGCGACCATGCCGGTCCCGGTCTCGACAGCCGCGGCAAGCCGTTCTACGGACCATACGATGCCCAGGAACTGGTGGCGCGCTACGCAAATGAGATCGGCGTGACGATGGTTCCGTTCCGCGAGTATGTCTACCTCCCGGACACAGACCAGTACGTTGAAGAGACCGCCGTGCCGCAGGGAGCGCGCGTCTGGACGATTTCGGGGACGCAGGTGCGTGAAGAATATCTGGCGCGCGGCAAACGGCTGCCGGAATGGTTTACCCGCCCGGAAACGGCGGCAATCCTGGCGCAGAGTTACCCGCCGCGGCACCGCCAGGGGTTCTGTGTCTGGTTCACCGGTCTCAGCGGCGCCGGCAAATCGACAATCGCCGAGGCGCTGGTGGCGATGTTGCTGGAACGTGGACGCCAGAGCACACTGCTCGATGGTGATGTGGTGCGCACACATCTGTCGAAGGGGCTTGGCTTCAGCCGGGAGGATCGTGATACGAACATTTTGCGGATCGGATTCGTTGCCGGTGAAATCGCGCGACACGGCGGCGTCGCGATCTGCGCTGCAATCAGTCCCTACCGTGCTGCGCGGAACGAGTGCCGCAAAATGGTCGGTGAAGACCGCTTCTTCGAGGTGTTCGTCGATACGCCGATTGAAGAGTGCGAGCGACGTGACACCAAAGGCATGTACGCCCGCGCCCGTCGTGGCGAAATCACCGGGTTCACCGGCATCGACGATCCTTACGAGCCGCCGGTGGCGCCGGAAGTGCACCTGACGACCGTCGATACCACGCCCGAAGAATGCGCGCGGCGGATTATCGCCCTGCTGGAGGAACGCGGCTTTCTGACCCGACCGGATCAGGATGGCGTTTCGGGTGCAACCGGGTAA
- a CDS encoding protein DA1, translated as MNEHTGAQKVTTHSINIPDALRCAACGALLIDGYYFIHGRRERYCARCIRERDRCDVCSAPLGDRYWTLHDGRRLCETCHATAIYDPSVAQQLFNETVAAIVAQLGMALRVGVDFRLVDAPTLAAVRAQDKPPQPGEAPALGLYQRHGRLRVIYMLYGLPKLLFRTVVAHEYAHAWQGENCPLLNDHDLIEGFAEWVAYHHLGYLGSHKAAAAMRESNHPYRPLLERMLALEAQIGPAGVLEYMRRAGVR; from the coding sequence GTGAACGAGCATACCGGGGCACAGAAGGTGACGACTCATTCGATCAATATTCCAGATGCGCTCCGTTGTGCAGCGTGCGGGGCGCTGCTGATCGACGGATACTACTTCATCCACGGGCGACGTGAACGCTACTGTGCGCGCTGCATTCGCGAGCGCGATCGCTGCGATGTCTGTTCCGCTCCGCTGGGCGACCGCTATTGGACGCTGCACGATGGTCGCCGGTTGTGTGAAACATGCCACGCGACGGCAATTTACGACCCGTCGGTTGCACAACAATTGTTCAATGAAACCGTGGCGGCAATCGTCGCGCAATTGGGGATGGCGTTGCGGGTTGGGGTCGACTTTCGGTTGGTAGATGCGCCGACGCTGGCAGCAGTGCGGGCGCAGGATAAGCCGCCGCAACCAGGCGAAGCGCCAGCGCTGGGGCTGTACCAGCGTCACGGTCGGTTGCGGGTCATCTATATGCTCTACGGCTTGCCCAAACTCCTCTTCCGCACCGTCGTGGCGCACGAATACGCTCACGCATGGCAGGGTGAAAATTGCCCGCTCCTGAACGACCATGATCTGATCGAAGGATTTGCCGAATGGGTGGCGTACCATCACCTCGGCTACCTGGGCAGCCACAAAGCCGCCGCCGCCATGCGCGAGTCGAACCACCCCTACCGTCCATTGCTCGAACGCATGCTGGCGCTCGAAGCGCAGATCGGTCCGGCGGGTGTGCTGGAGTACATGCGGCGCGCCGGTGTGCGATGA
- a CDS encoding aspartate ammonia-lyase, producing the protein MSEAFRIEKDSLGEVRVPANALYGAQTQRAVMNFPVSGMRPYPAFVWAQAMIKRAAAEVNRDLGLFNDVTIGDRTISGRQIADAIIQAADEVLDGQHADQFVVDPFQAGAGTSHNMNLNEVIANRANQILGFALDDPKKPVSPNDHVNMAQSTNDTIPTAIRLGCLWRLDELLAAIDRLADALEAKAQEFDPIVKSGRTHLQDAVPVRLGQEFGAYALAVRNDRERIESAADRLRRLGIGGTAVGSGLNAHPEYHGRMVKRLSELTGQELRSAGNLFEAMQSMADPADFSASLRTLCITLTRIANDLRLLASGPTTGLDEIRLPAVQPGSSIMPGKVNPVLAEMLNMACFHVQGCDLTVSLAAQAGQLELNVMMPIIAHNLFEMMHVLIGAINAFTEKCVVGITANPEKATGWLAKNPILVTALNPVIGYLNGAAVAKEALASGKTIKEVVVEKGLLSPEQVDELLDVRAMTEGGIMGIGGGGG; encoded by the coding sequence ATGTCCGAAGCATTCCGCATCGAGAAGGACTCGCTCGGCGAAGTGAGGGTGCCAGCGAACGCACTCTATGGAGCACAAACGCAACGCGCCGTGATGAACTTTCCGGTCAGTGGCATGCGTCCATACCCGGCATTCGTCTGGGCGCAGGCGATGATCAAGCGCGCTGCGGCGGAAGTCAACCGCGACCTGGGACTGTTCAACGACGTCACGATTGGCGACCGCACCATCAGCGGGCGACAGATCGCCGATGCGATCATCCAGGCGGCGGACGAAGTGCTCGATGGGCAGCATGCCGACCAATTCGTCGTTGACCCCTTCCAGGCTGGCGCAGGCACCAGCCATAACATGAACCTTAACGAGGTGATTGCCAATCGCGCGAACCAGATCCTGGGCTTTGCGCTCGACGATCCGAAGAAGCCGGTCAGCCCGAACGACCACGTCAACATGGCGCAGAGCACCAACGACACTATTCCAACCGCTATCCGCCTTGGCTGCCTCTGGCGTCTCGACGAACTGCTTGCCGCTATTGATCGGCTTGCTGATGCGCTCGAAGCCAAGGCGCAGGAGTTCGATCCGATCGTCAAATCGGGACGTACCCACTTGCAGGATGCCGTACCGGTGCGATTGGGGCAGGAGTTTGGCGCGTATGCGCTGGCGGTGCGCAATGATCGTGAGCGGATCGAGAGCGCTGCCGACCGGTTGCGCCGGTTGGGTATTGGCGGCACAGCCGTGGGTAGTGGGTTGAATGCGCATCCCGAATACCACGGGCGAATGGTCAAACGCCTGTCGGAGTTGACCGGTCAGGAACTGCGCTCGGCGGGCAATCTGTTCGAGGCGATGCAGAGTATGGCGGATCCGGCGGATTTCTCAGCGTCATTGCGCACGCTGTGCATTACGCTGACCCGTATCGCCAATGATCTCCGTCTGCTTGCATCAGGACCAACGACCGGTCTGGATGAGATCCGACTGCCGGCGGTTCAACCCGGTTCGAGCATTATGCCCGGTAAAGTCAATCCGGTACTGGCGGAAATGCTGAACATGGCGTGCTTCCATGTGCAGGGATGCGATCTGACCGTTTCGCTTGCGGCGCAAGCCGGGCAACTCGAATTGAATGTGATGATGCCGATCATCGCCCACAACCTGTTCGAGATGATGCACGTCCTCATTGGCGCTATCAATGCCTTCACCGAGAAGTGCGTGGTTGGCATTACCGCCAACCCCGAAAAGGCGACCGGATGGCTGGCAAAGAATCCGATCCTGGTGACGGCGTTGAATCCGGTGATCGGATACCTCAACGGCGCTGCAGTCGCCAAAGAAGCGCTGGCAAGCGGCAAGACGATCAAGGAGGTGGTGGTCGAGAAGGGTCTCCTCTCACCGGAACAGGTCGATGAACTGCTCGATGTACGCGCCATGACCGAAGGCGGCATTATGGGCATCGGCGGCGGCGGCGGGTAA
- a CDS encoding ArsA family ATPase, whose protein sequence is MANILVYTGSPGIGISVAAAAEAARAADAGKRTLLFAYRSTVGLSALLGVPVSSTPTDVAPRLEAMALDTRSELAAAWNETRATLPPPFSALAGDELPQPPASDAAFALLRLRELAPKYERIVVDAGPHHALIEALGVPDNLRWIAKWLIGLDGQPAQGPLLPGMLLPPEFTSNMRRVLNEAQRLRSLLDAPASSVCYVLRPDAAALAEARLAIPAIQLHGLAIGALVVGPLLPTNPDDARLAPLERLQAALVDEAAALWRTRPLLKLDIGATTGGHMPLLLAGRAMGDAGAANVRAPIGNDYRGEAALTVELPGLPQGAIGLTLSGDDLIVRIGPYRRCVPLPTRLRGTSAIRATREGDLLIVRRRT, encoded by the coding sequence GTGGCAAACATCCTGGTGTACACCGGTTCTCCTGGGATTGGCATCAGTGTGGCTGCGGCTGCAGAGGCGGCACGCGCCGCCGATGCTGGAAAGCGCACGCTGCTGTTTGCGTACCGGTCAACGGTGGGGCTGAGCGCGCTCCTCGGCGTTCCCGTCAGCAGCACACCAACCGACGTTGCGCCGCGTCTCGAGGCGATGGCGCTCGATACCCGCAGCGAACTTGCCGCTGCCTGGAATGAGACGCGCGCGACGTTGCCCCCGCCCTTCAGCGCCCTTGCCGGTGATGAATTGCCGCAACCGCCCGCCTCCGACGCTGCGTTCGCGCTGCTGCGCCTCCGTGAACTCGCTCCCAAATATGAGCGCATCGTTGTGGACGCAGGACCGCACCATGCTCTGATCGAGGCGCTCGGCGTTCCCGATAATCTGCGCTGGATTGCAAAGTGGCTCATCGGTCTCGATGGTCAACCGGCGCAGGGACCGTTGCTGCCGGGCATGCTGCTGCCGCCGGAGTTCACCAGCAATATGCGCCGTGTGCTCAACGAAGCGCAACGATTGCGCAGTCTGCTCGATGCGCCCGCAAGCAGCGTCTGTTACGTGTTACGCCCTGATGCCGCCGCGCTGGCAGAAGCGCGACTGGCAATCCCCGCCATTCAACTCCACGGCCTGGCAATCGGCGCCCTGGTCGTTGGTCCGCTGCTGCCAACCAACCCGGACGACGCGCGCCTGGCGCCGCTCGAACGGTTGCAGGCGGCGCTGGTTGACGAAGCCGCAGCGCTCTGGAGGACACGACCGCTGCTCAAACTCGACATCGGGGCGACCACCGGCGGTCATATGCCGTTGCTGCTTGCCGGACGGGCGATGGGGGATGCTGGCGCGGCAAACGTGCGCGCGCCAATCGGTAACGATTATCGCGGCGAAGCAGCGCTGACCGTTGAACTGCCCGGTCTGCCGCAGGGCGCGATTGGGTTGACGCTGAGCGGGGATGACCTGATTGTGCGGATCGGACCGTACCGGCGGTGTGTGCCGCTGCCGACCCGCCTGCGTGGAACCAGCGCGATCCGCGCTACCCGTGAGGGCGATCTGCTTATCGTGCGGCGACGAACGTAG